A window from Podospora bellae-mahoneyi strain CBS 112042 chromosome 1 map unlocalized CBS112042p_1, whole genome shotgun sequence encodes these proteins:
- a CDS encoding uncharacterized protein (EggNog:ENOG503NXB7; COG:S), whose amino-acid sequence MGGRRRPGATTGAGSAAGVHIQIQEPPERRPLLPHRATFPHRTDEQVFSCFSYNTSTHKHLPVYNNIHRIRRDIISVVEDYLSLDQLRDVRINISVIRPLVDKLYEQDDISIVYCLLVNRAQFLNEQKHLSNRQNVNSTRAMLCELIATRILRRFNEDNDGPDNLLVLAHILIAGFEPFQNAPEEIRREVQASTAWHKTLPALEVAILSEARIFLASTSCQKVVDAIYDGRVIYTPSSYMDLIADRYKQRPISLYNPREAPLLNQYRLLVPRTRNYLEIMQFFILLALYVVFMAERDPTQFSKLEICFTVYAMGWVLDQFATLLEHGWHVYAQNLWSFLDVGFAFIYWIYLFLRIYGWKTRNAEADQQALDVLAMGAPVLVPRLAFNLLSDNIVFLCLRSMMSDFALVTALAIWCFFGFLLSLMWLGNDAYSPFVISKWMIYIWFGLDGSGIHHSIEFHKILGPALMVAFAFLGNTLFLTILVSMLSTTFGTIVTNAPAEIQFRRAVLTLEGVKGDAIFAYQPPFNLIAIFILVPLKFFASPRWFHKIHVASVRLLNLPLLLFIAVAERRALWPGTPGGPPTQLTSFVKAQKKSGLHFWERWGITSHSDISTVFEVPPPESVLEQITTDDDLTRHLIRRQFARGNSHIDSVASEARKQAAQTAAATTAVATAAGGAAPGGPKPLSRRDSIAPFPGLRAELQEVLSESDEMSNITARLEALEESTQRIEELLERLVGVKQGKSTRIEQEDGGVSEAGSPSGSRKESVAVSSEHDPGESPWI is encoded by the exons ATGGGCGGCCGCCGGCGCCCGGGTGCCACGACCGGTGCCGGGTCCGCAGCTGGAGTTCACATTCAAATCCAGGAGCCCCCTGAACGGCGGCCCTTGCTCCCTCATCGCGCCACCTTCCCACACCGGACCGACGAGCAGGTCTTCAGTTGCTTCAGCTATAACACAAGCACTCACAAGCACCTTCCCGTTTATAACAACATTCATCGAATCAGACGCGACATCATCTCAGTTGTGGAAGACTATCTCAGTCTCGATCAGCTCCGTGATGTGCGCATCAACATCAGTGTTATCCGGCCTTTGGTGGACAAGCTCTATGAACAGGACGATATCTCCATCGTCTACTGTTTATTGGTCAACAGAGCCCAGTTTCTGAACGAACAGAAACATCTCAGCAACAGACAAAATGTCAACTCAACACGCGCCATGCTGTGCGAGCTCATTGCCACCCGTATTCTCAGACGGTTCAATGAGGACAATGACGGGCCAGATAACCTGCTTGTTCTGGCGCACATCTTGATTGCTGGGTTTGAGCCATTTCAAAATGCCCCCGAAGAGATCAGGAGGGAGGTGCAGGCTAGTACAGCATGGCATAAGACACTTCCGGCTTTGGAAGTGGCTATCCTAAGCGAGGCCAGAATATTTCTTGCCAGTACTAGTTGCCAAAAAGT GGTTGATGCCATCTATGACGGCCGCGTGATTTACACGCCTTCGAGTTACATGGACTTGATTGCAGACAGATACAAACAGCGGCCTATCTCCTTGTACAATCCCCGAGAAGCGCCATTATTGAACCAGTATCGTCTTTTGGTTCCACGGACCAGAAATTACCTCGAGATTATGCAGTTCTTTATTTTGTTGGCGTTATACGTCGTGTTTATGGCCGAGAGAGATCCCACACAGTTCAGCAAGCTCGAGATCTGTTTTACGGTGTACGCCATGGGATGGGTTCTGGATCAGTTTGCCACCTTACTAGAGCACGGATG GCACGTATACGCCCAAAATCTTTGGTCATTTCTCGACGTCGGTTTTGCCTTCATTTACTGGATCTACTTGTTCCTCCGCATATATGGCTGGAAGACTAGAAATGCCGAAGCTGATCAGCAAGCTCTTGACGTCCTTGCCATGGGGGCACCGGTCCTTGTGCCGCGGTTGGCGTTCAACCTTCTCTCTGACAATATTGTATTTTTATGTCTACGGTCCATGATGTCTGACTTTGCGCTGGTGACTGCGTTGGCCATTTGGTGCTTTTTCGGGTTCTTACTGTCGCTTATGTGGCTCGGAAACGATGCATACTCGCCTTT TGTCATCAGCAAGTGGATGATATACATCTGGTTTGGACTGGACGGATCTGGGATCCATCACTCG ATTGAGTTTCACAAGATATTGGGACCAGCTCTTATGGTAGCTTTCGCTTTCTTGGgcaacaccctcttcctcaccatcctcgtATCGATGCTCTCGACCACATTTGgcaccatcgtcaccaacgCCCCGGCCGAGATTCAGTTCCGCCGGGCCGTACTTACCCTTGAGGGTGTCAAAGGCGATGCCATTTTCGCCTATCAACCACCATTTaacctcatcgccatcttcatcctcgtaCCCCTGAAATTCTTCGCCTCGCCGAGATGGTTCCACAAAATCCATGTCGCGAGTGTCCGTctgctcaacctccccctcctcctgttcaTCGCCGTCGCCGAGCGTAGAGCACTCTGGCCCGGTACCCCAGGAGGTCCACCTACCCAACTCACATCTTTCGTCAAAGCCCAAAAGAAATCCGGGCTTCACTTCTGGGAAAGATGGGGAATCACCTCCCATAGCGATATCTCGACCGTGTTCGAAGTACCACCACCGGAGTCGGTCCTCGAACAAATAACCACCGATGACGACCTAACGCGGCACTTGATCCGGAGGCAGTTCGCCAGAGGAAACAGCCACATAGACTCAGTGGCATCAGAAGCGAGGAAGCAAGCTGCCcagacggcggcggcaacgaCGGCTGTGGCAACGGCTGCGGGAGGTGCGGCGCCGGGAGGCCCCAAACCTTTGAGCAGACGTGATAGCATCGCGCCGTTTCCTGGTTTGAGAGCAGAGCTCCAGGAGGTGCTTAGTGAGAGTGATGAGATGAGCAATATTACCgcgaggttggaggcgttggaggagagcaCGCAGAGGATAgaggagttgttggagaggttAGTTGGTGTGAAGCAGGGGAAGAGCACGAGGATAGAGcaagaggatggtggtgtttcgGAAGCGGGATCGCCGTCTGGGTCGAGAAAGGAGTCGGTTGCGGTTTCATCAGAGCATGATCCTGGCGAGAGTCCATGGATATAA
- the MTQ2 gene encoding S-adenosylmethionine-dependent methyltransferase (EggNog:ENOG503NUJD; BUSCO:EOG09264XVU; COG:J), giving the protein MLPTPSTSHVPYTLVYEPAEDSFLLLDTFSSPTSLTFHTSHFPPSSPTPLVLEIGPGSGVVLAFLTAHANHIFSRPDILTLGIDINSFACASTAKTVSLASQDHPTTSGEFLSAVQGDLTSCLRGRQVDVLVFNPPYVPTEDLPALPERLREKKEGKVTFEEESKLLELSYAGGKDGMETTDRVIDSLGDVLSKRGVAYLLLCAGNKPEAVKQRIREMDNAGEGRRWKAETVGTSGRQAGWEKLQIVRIWRE; this is encoded by the coding sequence AtgctccccaccccctccacctcccacgtCCCCTACACCCTTGTCTACGAACCAGCAGAAgactccttcctcctcctcgacaccttctcctcccccacctccctcaccttccacACCTCCCActttcccccctcatcccccacccctctAGTCCTCGAAATCGGTCCCGGCTCCGGCGTGGTCCTGGCCTTCCTCACCGCCCACGCCAACCACATCTTCTCCCGCCCCGACATCCTAACCCTCGGCATCGACATCAACTCCTTCGCCtgcgcctccaccgccaaaaccgtctccctcgcctcccaaGACCACCCCACAACATCAGGGGAATTTCTCTCCGCCGTCCAAGGCGATCTCACTTCTTGCTTGAGAGGGAGACAAGTCGACGTCCTGGTCTTCAACCCCCCTTATGTTCCCACTGAAGATTTACCAGCCCTGCCTGAGAGGctgagggaaaagaaggagggcaaAGTGACGTTTGAGGAGGAGTCTAAACTCTTGGAGCTGTCTTATGCAGGTGGGAAAGACGGGATGGAGACGACGGATAGGGTTATCGACAGTTTGGGGGATGTCCTCAGCAAGCGGGGGGTCGCCTACTTGCTGTTGTGTGCGGGGAATAAGCCCGAGGCGGTGAAGCAAAGGATTAGGGAGATGGACAatgctggggaggggagacGGTGGAAGGCGGAGACAGTAGGAACGAGTGGACGGCAGGCGGGGTGGGAGAAGTTGCAGATTGTGAGGATATGGAGGGAGTGA
- the smd1 gene encoding Sm snRNP core protein Smd1 (EggNog:ENOG503P31I; COG:A; BUSCO:EOG09265FL1) encodes MKLVRFLMKCQNESVTIELKGGTIISGTIASVSPQMNTALRNVKMTPRGQDTIQLETLNVRGSTIRYYILPDSLPLDSLLIDDSSKPKNKARKEVDRGGARGGGRGGRGMRGGRGGRGGRGRGRG; translated from the exons ATGAAGCTCGTCAG ATTTCTTATGAAATGCCAGAACGAGTCGGTGACGATTGAACTGAAGGG CGGCACCATCATCTCTGGAACTATCGCCTCCGTCTCCCCACAAATGAACACGGCGCTCCGAAATGTCAAGATGACGCCTCGCGGGCAGGATACGATTCAGCTGGAGACTCTTAATGTT CGCGGAAGCACCATTCGTT ATTACATCCTCCCCGATTCGCTTCCCCTCGACTCGCTCTTGATCGACGACTcttccaagcccaagaacaAGGCCCGCAAGGAGGTGGATCGTGGTGGTGCCAGAGGCGGCGGTCGCGGTGGCCGTGGCATgcgtggaggaagaggcggtCGCGGTGGCCGTGGCAGAGGAAGGGGTTAA
- the PKR1 gene encoding SMK killer toxin resistance protein (EggNog:ENOG503P586; COG:S) has protein sequence MPFLCLLVVLFLFVPALSPCLWKTVAPSSVTTASICDDIETPPVDHHASRSLRKTSRPQHHTFPTPVDKSEPIIMASFFQNLWESIFTPGPTPTLLVATNVTFAALQVVLAAMLLATYSIHFIILSGICAGLWMSINWFAGELIIHQIQEEEKARKAKAAQIPTSSDDSETEVEASKSTASLGKGKKPTPEAAAVSTVVEPAENQGELKLRVPVEEPGSSQGLKSGVSTEDEWEKVSENENEKEK, from the exons ATGCCCTTTCTTTGCCTCTTGGTTGTGTTGTTCCTGTTTGTCCCCGCTCTTTCTCCGTGCTTGTGGAAAACCGTTGCTCCA TCTTCCGTAACAACTGCCAGTATTTGCGACGACATCGAAACCCCGCCTGTAGACCACCACGCTAGCCGGTCCCTGCGCAAAACATCAAGACCTCAACATCATACCTTTCCAACTCCAGTCGACAAATCCGAACCCATAATCATGGCTTCGTTTTTCCAGAACCTTTGGGAGTCCATCTTCACCCCAGGACCGACGCCAACGCTCCTTGTAGCCACGAATGTCACCTTCGCCGCCCTGCAGGTGGTGTTGGCCGCCATGTTGCTTGCCACATACAGTATTCACTTTATTATCCTCTCGGGTATCTGTGCCGGCCTGTGGATGTCTATCAATTGGTTCGCGGGCGAGTTGATCATTCATCAAAtacaggaggaagagaaggcgCGAAAGGCCAAGGCGGCTCAGATCCCAACATCCTCCGACGACAGCGAGACCGAGGTGGAGGCATCGAAGTCAACGGCGAGCTTAGGCAAAGGGAAGAAGCCAACACCGGAAGCAGCGGCGGTCAGCACCGTTGTCGAGCCAGCAGAAAACCAGGGCGAGTTGAAGCTGAGGGTACCAGTGGAGGAGCCAGGATCTAGCCAGGGACTTAAAAGCGGCGTCAGCACTGAGGATGAATGGGAGAAGGTCTCTGAGAATGAGaacgagaaggagaaatAA
- a CDS encoding uncharacterized protein (EggNog:ENOG503NXQM; COG:S), which yields MDTPIEAPSGTPQGNSTQVVTDYIREKDQERNVTPRQGRPLTLLELPVDILQLIVKEITHTNDLTALALTNSALHGLATPLIYSRFDIVWPDGHITATESKSVDALTYGLKTLCLGSAFARTMRRAFPRNTRQLAKFKGNEYAQYIKKFSLGNGPADWVAEYMISKESGTMLGTMVALAIAKMKNLETFIWDMPTGVLSDIFMALASLAEQPDRDCKLSRVWVRWHDNSEQSGNSASQNGNSVAGTTALVPQGSHVTTVGIMLPENAAHPSPRPPVSYANYHCEYPTFSVLPPLTSLTVLDIDEVGYLDEMAILIERSKDTLQELRVGISANAVHKDFAQAWDGPGLRQVDHKAQFPGGSTIGERRLGGVIGVLVGKIYDIRQHRSLRGKMKLVAVAGSATENNASPTTPVSTASSQSPLTGNSSPSSASGPSQTQQSEDDTAADKGQPNASDKKKDWLKGGRGSNPTAGPKKVLDGKLKLQTLELERVTLSLHVCRQALDWTVLTNLTLLDCAQHENLWKMLRKNFQPTSVNNGISLSPNGSRMAASNAPLQYHLALKSIHTDITTLALVNFIRETLAPNTLEVLFLQDRRRDSSPPVPLAEVFKGCLRRHPQSLRKLLLDSSAKPPANPNVANNDNTRWRSWALSTEVVQYLTSGRMVNLRELAVSLEYKDWHTFLQRLFNLQQLRSLNIAHVADYPGGKLEPRELAHQIADIITLRLEIRLCYVGVGSKCFEMLESRETGSSSAADSSGGTTTPDISAPPAIANPFTGQMNGIFSNNGFNNINAGATSANGVDLGDAEDTSEDENDHQSDNSDEQSENGEDEGELEEEDEDDDNTPTTATSDPEETQSEDDGDEDDDQTTGTGIGGTTAGTNSNNANNNNNNNNSNSNNNSADLVDEYDDGWVESGANSVKLRLREILFYDDKVAIFKARHGKL from the exons ATGGACACCCCAATCGAAGCACCCAGCGGAACACCTCAAGGAAACTCTACTCAAGTTGTTACCGACTATATTAGAGAGAAGGACCAAGAGCGCAATGTTACCCCCAGACAGGGTAGACCCCTCACCTTGCTCGAACTTCCAGTCGATATTTTGCAGCTGATCGTTAAGGAG ATTACTCATACAAACGATCTGACTGCACTTGCCTTGACGAACTCGGCTCTACACGGGCTTGCTACACCTCTGATATACTCACGGTTCGATATTGTTTGGCCAGATGGACACATCACGGCAACAGAATCCAAAAGCGTGGACGCCTTGACCTACGGGCTCAAGACGCTGTGTCTCGGAAGCGCTTTTGCTCGCACCATGCGCAGAGCATTTCCACGAAATACGCGTCAACTTGCTAAGTTCAAGGGTAACGAGTATGCACAATACATCAAGAAGTTCTCGCTGGGCAACGGGCCGGCCGACTGGGTTGCTGAGTACATGATCAGTAAAGAGAGTGGAACAATGCTTGGGACCATGGTGGCACTCGCGATCGCCAAAATGAAAAACCTCGAGACGTTCATATGGGACATGCCCACCGGTGTGCTGTCCGACATCTTCATGGCGCTGGCATCCTTGGCTGAGCAGCCCGACAGAGACTGTAAGCTCAGCAGGGTCTGGGTCCGCTGGCATGACAACTCGGAGCAGTCCGGCAACTCTGCTTCTCAGAACGGAAATTCAGTGGCGGGTACAACTGCACTTGTTCCCCAAGGGAGCCATGTCACAACTGTGGGAATAATGCTTCCAGAAAACGCCGCCCACCCTTCACCTCGGCCTCCAGTCTCTTACGCGAATTACCACTGCGAATACCCAACTTTTAGCGTCTTGCCTCCACTCACGAGCTTGACCGTGCTGGACATTGATGAAGTGGGCTACCTGGACGAGATGGCCATACTTATAGAGCGCTCCAAGGATACGCTTCAAGAACTCCGTGTGGGTATCTCAGCAAATGCGGTACACAAGGACTTTGCTCAGGCTTGGGATGGGCCTGGCTTACGACAAGTGGACCACAAAGCCCAGTTTCCAGGAGGCAGCACAATTGGCGAGAGGCGTCTAGGGGGCGTTATCGGTGTCCTGGTTGGGAAGATCTATGACATCAGGCAACACCGCTCTTTAAGAGGCAAGATGAAGCTCGTAGCCGTTGCTGGTTCTGCCACAGAGAACAACGCTTCGCCAACCACACCAGTCTCGACAGCCTCCTCACAGTCACCATTAACTGGGAACTCCTCACCCAGTAGCGCTTCCGGCCCATCGCAGACTCAGCAGTCCGAAGACGATACTGCTGCGGACAAAGGACAGCCGAATGCCTcggacaagaagaaagatTGGTTGAAAGGTGGCAGGGGTAGTAATCCGACAGCTGGCCCTAAGAAGGTTCTGGACGGCAAACTCAAACTACAGACCCTTGAGCTCGAGCGAGTGACACTATCACTGCATGTCTGTAGGCAGGCGTTAGATTGGACGGTGTTGACAAATCTGACGCTCCTCGACTGTGCCCAGCACGAGAACCTATGGAAGATGCTACGCAAGAATTTTCAGCCGACATCTGTCAACAACGGAATCAGCCTTTCTCCCAACGGGTCCAGGATGGCAGCATCAAACGCACCCTTGCAGTACCATCTCGCCCTCAAGTCAATTCATACAGACATTACTACCTTGGCTCTGGTCAACTTCATCAGAGAGACCCTTGCGCCTAACACCCTTGAAGTCTTGTTCTTGCAAGATCGCAGACGAGATTCCAGCCCCCCAGTTCCGCTGGCTGAAGTCTTCAAAGGTTGTCTGAGAAGACATCCACAAAGCCTGCGGAAACTCCTGCTGGATAGCTCTGCCAAACCCCCTGCCAACCCCAATGTTGCTAATAACGACAACACCAGGTGGAGAAGTTGGGCTCTAAGTACGGAGGTTGTACAGTACCTCACCAGCGGACGCATGGTCAATCTGAGGGAATTGGCCGTGTCGTTGGAATACAAGGACTGG CACACCTTCCTACAACGCCTCTTCAACCTTCAGCAGCTGCGTTCTCTTAACATTGCTCACGTGGCAGACTACCCAGGCGGGAAACTCGAACCGCGAGAGCTCGCCCATCAGATTGCAGACATTATTACCCTGAGACTCGAAATTCGGCTTTGCTACGTTGGTGTCGGTAGTAAATGCTTTGAAATGCTTGAATCCCGCGAGACAGGTTCATCAAGCGCAGCAGACTCCAGTGGTGGAACAACCACGCCGGATATTTCGGCTCCTCCAGCAATAGCGAATCCCTTTACTGGGCAGATGAACGGCATATTTTCCAATAAtggcttcaacaacatcaacgccgGTGCAACGTCAGCCAATGGGGTTGATTTGGGGGATGCGGAGGATACATCGGAAGACGAGAATGACCACCAGTCGGACAACTCGGATGAGCAGTCTGAGAATGGCGAAGACGAAggggagctcgaggaggaagatgaagacgacgacaacactCCTACCACGGCGACTAGCGATCCCGAGGAGACACAAAGTGAGGATGacggggatgaggatgatgaccaGACCACAGGGACTGGGATAGGAGGCACCACGGCTGGGACGAACAGCAATaacgccaacaacaacaacaacaacaacaacagcaacagcaacaacaacagtgCGGACTTGGTCGATGAGTATGACGACGGCTGGGTCGAGTCAGGGGCTAATTCGGTGAAGCTACGGCTGAGGGAGATCTTGTTCTATGATGACAAGGTTGCTATCTTCAAGGCTAGGCATGGAAAGTTGTAG
- a CDS encoding uncharacterized protein (EggNog:ENOG503P3KU; COG:S) has product MAKEKKYNPVQAQHKADKAKAVKKGKAEQQARRNEKLAQRNPARIEQQINDLKAIKEGGGKLTALEEQSLEALEKDLKAVKKAREALGDRAPQFGRGGPSKSGQRNDGVLGKRRRDEDESSDDSDVPEDVRRIPMPRDTPPPIPKEIMDEWYAKRRAKRNANQEPVTERAQSENSATPAPVVESKIVYEAKPVVRDLRKEAVSAFVPTHVRMKIEKGKGQGGLLEPEEADQLEREGYLRAPDTQQSAPSKVPHGVTLEEVEDEDN; this is encoded by the exons AtggcaaaagaaaagaagtaCAACCCAGTACAGGCCCAGCACAAGGCtgacaaggccaaggctgtcaagaaag GCAAAGCAGAGCAGCAAGCGAGAAGAAACGAGAAGCTCGCCCAGAGGAATCCGGCCAGAATAGAACAGCAAATCAACGATCTTAAGGCTATAAAAGAAGGCGGCGGGAAGCTTACCGCTCTCGAAGAGCAGTCACTCGAGGCGTTGGAGAAGGACTTGAAGGCAGTCAAGAAAGCTCGTGAAGCTCTCGGAGACCGAGCGCCCCAGTTTGGTCGTGGGGGTCCGTCAAAGTCAGGCCAGAGAAACGACGGAGTACTTGGGAAGCGGAGAAGAGACGAGGACGAGTCGAGTGACGACAGTGATGTTCCCGAGGACGTGAGAAGAATACCTATGCCGCGAGACACACCGCCGCCTATCCCCAAAGAGATCATGGACGAATGGTACGCCAAGCGTCGGGCCAAAAGAAACGCAAACCAGGAGCCAGTGACAGAAAGGGCTCAGTCAGAAAATTCTGCCACGCCAGCACCAGTTGTGGAGTCCAAGATAGTGTACGAGGCCAAGCCGGTGGTGAGAGACTTGCGGAAGGAGGCGGTCAGCGCATTTGTTCCCACACATGTGCGTATGAAGATTGAAAAGGGCAAGGGACAAGGCGGCCTCCTCGAGCCTGAAGAAGCTGATCAATTGGAACGGGAAGGCTACCTTCGGGCGCCTGACACCCAGCAATCTGCCCCAAGCAAGGTTCCTCATGGGGTGACGCTTGAGGAAGTGGAAGACGAAGACAACTAA
- the DBF2 gene encoding serine/threonine-protein kinase dbf2 (COG:T; BUSCO:EOG09261AMX; EggNog:ENOG503NVV5), translated as MASFMANLFPGGKQDNRPSTPIKTNFTTPVSTPQGSPSKRTVPPGAHDLPTAAFDGLKLAAPPGMGILDSPVKLGRPQSVAAPLSPGKSNVQHFEEGPSAVEHSLVHKNATQGGSPLRSHMQENTPPVSLRDPFQEPTYQPSHAALSRQELYQPRERERPQGTVKKFNTTRGLTAEEREILSKPNVKRLVNVTQLYFLDYYFDLLTYVGQRQNRLNAFKAEYPEPPETDPETYKQMWSKYAGRERANLRKRRVRLRQGDFQILTQVGQGGYGQVFLAQKKDTKEVCALKVMSKKLLFKLDEIRHVLTERDILTTAKSEWLVRLLYSFQDDKNIYLAMEYVPGGDFRTLLNNTGVLSNRHARFYIAEMFCSVDALHQLGYIHRDLKPENFLVDSTGHVKLTDFGLAAGFLAPAKIESMRIRLEKASETSVPFGKPMDQRTVAERREGYRSMRDKDVNYAKSIVGSPDYMAPEVLRGEEYDFTVDYWSLGCMLFEALTGFPPFAGSNADETWRNLKHWREVLKRPVWEDPSYFLSNRTWNFITTCINSRSKRFSNIKDIQNHPYFAEVDWEILRETKAPFVPELDSETDAGYFDDFSNEADMAKYKEVHDKQQALEGMADRDDEMSKSLFVGFTFRHRKPANEDGSSPRKKIPFEEDAAPSFGTML; from the exons ATGGCGAGCTTCATGGCCAATCTATTCCCCGGTGGGAAACAGGACAATCGCCCCTCCACACCGATCAAAACCAACTTCACAACCCCAGTCAGCACTCCACAGGGCAGCCCCAGCAAGCGAACAGTACCTCCCGGCGCCCATGATCTTCCTACCGCCGCCTTTGATGGTCTGAAGCTCGCAGCACCGCCCGGCATGGGCATCCTCGACAGTCCCGTCAAGCTGGGTCGCCCACAAAGCGTTGCGGCCCCATTATCTCCTGGCAAGAGCAACGTGCAGCATTTCGAGGAGGGGCCATCGGCCGTTGAGCATAGTCTTGTCCACAAGAACGCCACGCAGGGTGGCAGTCCCCTGAGAAGCCACATGCAAGAAAACACACCACCCGTCTCGTTGCGCGACCCTTTCCAAGAGCCGACATATCAGCCAAGTCATGCCGCCCTCTCTCGTCAAGAGCTCTACCAGCCacgagagcgagagagaccGCAAGGGACTGTCAAGAAGTTCAACACGACACGGGGTCTCACCGCCGAGGAGCGAGAGATCTTGTCAAAGCCAAACGTTAAGCGCTTGGTCAATGTCACTCAGTTGT ACTTCCTCGATTACTACTTTGATCTCCTGACCTATGTCGGTCAAAGACAGAACCGCCTCAATGCATTCAAGGCGGAATATCCCGAGCCGCCCGAGACCGACCCAGAGACGTACAAGCAAATGTGGTCAAAGTACGCCGGTCGAGAACGCGCCAATCTCCGCAAGAGGCGAGTCCGGTTGAGGCAAGGTGATTTCCAGATTCTCACCCAAGTTGGCCAGGGCGGTTACGGTCAAGTCTTCCTCGCGCAAAAGAAGGATACCAAGGAGGTGTGCGCGCTCAAGGTGATGAGCAAAAAGCTGCTGTTCAAGCTCGACGAGATTAGACATGTCTTGACGGAGAGAGACATTCTGACAACGGCCAAGAGCGAGTGGCTGGTCCGCCTGCTGTACTCGTTCCAGGATGACAAGAATATCTATCTTGCCATGGAATACGTACCAGGCGGTGACTTCCGGACGCTTCTCAACAACACTGGGGTGTTGTCCAACAGGCATGCACGGTTCTACATCGCGGAAATGTTCTGCTCGGTTGATGCCTTGCACCAGCTGGGCTACATTCATCGCGATCTCAAGCCGGAAAACTTCCTGGTCGACTCCACCGGCCATGTGAAGCTCACTGATTTTGGCCTGGCGGCCGGTTTCCTCGCACCCGCTAAGATCGAGTCGATGAGGATCCGGCTGGAGAAGGCGTCCGAGACGTCGGTTCCGTTCGGTAAGCCAATGGACCAGCGTACGGTGGCAGAGCGTCGGGAGGGATATCGGTCCATGAGGGACAAGGATGTGAACTACGCCAAGTCGATTGTCGGCTCGCCCGATTACATGGCTCCCGAGGTGCTCAGGGGAGAGGAGTATGACTTTACGGTTGATTACTGGAGTTTGGGGTGCATGTTGTTTGAAGCGTTGACGGGGTTCCCCCCGTTTGCCGGCAGCAACGCGGATGAGACGTGGAGGAATCTGAAGCACTGGCGGGAGGTGCTGAAGAGGCCGGTGTGGGAAGATCCGAGCTACTTTTTGAGCAACCGGACATGGAACTTTATCACAAC TTGCATCAACTCCCGATCCAAGCGCTTCTCCAATATCAAGGATATCCAGAACCACCCCTACTTTGCCGAAGTGGACTGGGAAATACTCAGAGAGACCAAGGCGCCGTTCGTCCCCGAGCTCGACTCCGAGACGGACGCCGGCTACTTTGACGACTTTTCCAACGAGGCAGATATGGCCAAGTACAAGGAAGTGCACGACAAGCAGCAGGCACTTGAGGGCATGGCCGAcagggatgatgagatgagcaaGAGCTTGTTTGTCGGGTTTACCTTCCGGCACCGCAAGCCGGCGAATGAGGATGGCAGCAGCCCAAGAAAGAAGATTCCGTTTGAGGAGGACGCGGCCCCTTCTTTTGGCACCATGCTGTAG